Part of the Quercus lobata isolate SW786 chromosome 6, ValleyOak3.0 Primary Assembly, whole genome shotgun sequence genome, acttttaaattataaatactcaAACAAGCCAAAAATTGGTTGAAGCAAGTTCAATTCCAAAGTGGagaaaacacaataaaatccaATAACCACAATGGTGTCGGTGATTGGATTTTTAAAGGAGATAAGTACAAAACAGACAACGGGcacaaaaaagaattaaaccCATTTCCTGGTcagagaaacaaaagaaaatattctaTTGTTTCTCTAGCAATCAAACAATAGTATAATTGTATAATTCATACTTGCAATTTATAGGATTTCAAGGTGACATGAAATTGAAGATGGTCAGGATCAGTTCCAAATCTGAAGAAATTATGGGATACTTAGATACAGGCCTAAAATATATCAGGGGTTTAGTTAGAGATGGAGGATTTCTACGATTGTGTCTTCCAAAAATTCTGAAGTCATTCTCAGGAGAGGAAAAAGGCACTAATATGTTCCAAGCAATATTCTTCCAACAGTTCTTTCTCTTCCatcttatttttcatataaatttttcatGGAAAATGTTTGGCTCCAAACATATTAATTTGGAGCTATTTTGCTCTAACTTATTATATGACGGTAAAAGAGACCATTCATGTGTAGTTTTTGTCACATGctcttttaatatattatgtGGCTTGTTTAAGTAATAAACATAGATAGTCTTATAAATTGTCACATAATAAGTTGAAAAAGGTATCTCCAATCAAGTTTGGAACTAAACTTTTCCCACTTTTCATTACTCTTTTTTGTCCCATTTATATGTCATAAACTCCAtttctttaacattttaattgttttggtagtttttttttttaattgtttctaatattttattattgatctAATTGTTGcatcacattttctataaattttcttttcattcatctcatTATGATATGATAACATAAATAGCAACTATTGGAAATGTCCaatataaatttgataaaatccaaaaacaaaaaaaattgattcaagaatagtattttcattttgacACTATCAAAAACTCACAACATTATGTTTTACTCACCAAAActacaaaaagagaaagagatcatttttatattataatctaTTCCTCGTTCTTTTCACTGCATCAGCACCAAAACATACAAACATAATTAGCCTtcactttcttaatttttccaaattcttaTTGTAATAGTTGAAGTCAgtgaattaactaaaaaaaaaaaaaagaatacaaaaaaatggcatattttcaaactcaaaaatttaagccttttgtatatatatatatttttttgataatgattaatttgaaatcttccttttcataaaattaattcCACAAAGAGAGGGCATGCTTATAGGAACAGAAGTCAGAGCTTTTGTCTAACCCATATTTATGGTAGTGTTGAGGTCCTTGAGGCATTGGTGGTCCTAGATGAGTTGTTACCTTCAATATAGAAACACTACATATGGGCAAGTtggctatttatattttttgggccTCTTGGGACCAATTAAACTTTTGAGAGGAAGTTACTCACAAGTCTCCAAAGTATAGGCTACATACTTTTACTATAAACcccattccaaaaaaaaaaaaaatatcttaggGGCTGGTAAGGCCATGGCATCACTTGGTCTCTAGATTAGATTCCAATCTTTGATCCTAAATTGTTGTCAACATGTTTTAAATCGATGTATATACTactttgttgttattattttcttatttttacatttaaataaattagtgGGTAATACAATGTAAAGCCCTCGATGTACGAGGGCAAATAtaattagttgattttattgagATATTAACGTACTTCTTCAACCTGTTCAACGGGGGTGGATCCCAAGGTTACGTCTCTTgcaatcaaatattttatattctagATAGTTCGtttttatttgaaactatttttagttataaatgtttacaagaaaatatcaattttaatataaaaacttatGAAATAGAGATAActtttgttatttgaatctcaaataggattttttgataaatttttactcatcataaaaaatatagcacaagattttaatgaaattctcaCACGTCAAcaaaaaagtcataaaaaatatgtatttttattcaCTTATTATCTATAattaaagataataaaataatattaacaaacttccacataacattttttctttaattgcaTTAAATGgctcaatatataaatatatttgttatattagTTAATATAGAATTTCAGGTGACTCACTATTATTATGAAGGttgtgataatatatatatatatatatatatatgtaatttgtaattaatttgtgCATAACATGAACATGGACTGATGAACATGCTACCAATTTGaatatgaaagaaagaaagaaattccGCTTAAATTTATTGCACTAAGCCTCGAACTATATCAAGCTGCCTGCTAGTAGGTGTAACCCCACAAAGTTCGAATCCATGGTGAAGGTGAACTTCATTTCATACAACATGAGAGTTATTATATCTCTTGACTTGCACAGAGAGCTCTAGCTTCGTGATTTATGTCACAAAAATCGGCTACAACTTGGCCACACTTATCCTATAAAATGGTTGAATGGCCAGCATTTCTACTGCAAGCCAGTTTCGACTATCGATAGAGCAATACACTGTGATTGAGAAATGGCCTTGAAATTAGTTCTCTTTGTTACCGTAATGGTTGCTGCATTGGCACTTCCAATAGCTAAAGGCACTAGTGTTGTGGTTGAGGTCCAGCCGTCTTTTGTGCCTTGCAGTTTAGGTGCGAATGTTACTGCCACCCCACCTTTCCCAAGTAAGTTTGCTCAGAATTTGTTACAGTTAGTCCAATGCACCATGACTACACACATTAGCCTCAGCTAATAAGGTACTTCAATCTCACCATTGTTTTGTTATGTTTACTTCTAGATGCTCAAGTACAACTGCGGTGTGGAGCTGGAAATGTGGTTGCTAGTACAACAACCAATGCTAGTGGagtattttcattttccttggATTCTACACGACTTTCTCTCTTACCAACAGTACCCTTGAATCATTGCAATCTAGTGGTTACAACACCCCTCTCCACCTGCAACTCCACGCTTCCTCCTGTGGGAGTCTTGGAATCACGCATACAGTTCATTAGAAGCAGTGTTTTAGGGCTCCGTATTGTTCTCACCTTTGGGCCAGTTGGGTTCCGTTACAGTTCCTCAACTTAAGGAATAGAAGAGTATTTACCTGAATAAGGTCAATTGAACCAATGATATAGTATTTTCCTTTCCAACTCTTTAATAATGTTATGAAGATTGTCATCCAATCTGTAAACTCCTTTCCTAATTAAGGAGTACTCCTGTCGccatatataattaataaagccTTTAATGTCCTTCAAATGAATGTGGACTACATTGTGGATTTCGTTTGACTTGTATATGATAATCAAGGCTATGTTAATTGGCAAAAAGCCTTTTTGATGGTGTTCGTTTTGGTATTATTGTATGAAGGAAGTAAAAgtttaatttcaaaacttattttaaccGGAAAGAATTATAGCGTTTAGAATATTTGGTAAACTACGGGGTTAAGTGTTGgaatatttttgtgaaaatcataatattttatatttattattatttttaaccattTGTTATGAGTTGGCTGCCTAGTAAACGTTAGTGGCTAACGTTTTTCTATTATTCAATCTTAATTCATTGCTTTAAACCATCATCTTTAATTGGTTGAGTTTGTACACTTTTTATGTTACCGTTGGCATTGATATATTATGATTCAATATAATTACTATTTACTATCcattttaaagataattataacaacaataaagtaaatttaaaacccaaataaacTTGATCTTCATTGTATGTTTCTTCAACCAATATGAATATGCAGCCAACATGTCCGAGTTTcaatgagaaaatcaattttcttatgGGTACCATTTtcatgtaaaaaagaaaactacctACATTTTTGCTGAATCAAAATTCGAATCTCATGAAAGTAAGATATCCTTCGATATACtatatttttgggtaaaagaaAAGCTATTCTACAAGCAGTGTAGGCTTGTAAGGACAATCAGCAAGGTGGCTGAGTTGTTGTATCCCGAGGGCGGCATGCACAATTTTATTAGTCGACTGCATCGGAAATGGGAATGCCAACAGGTTGGGTTCGGGCTGGGTTTCTTTATACCCGAACCCGCTCCGCGGGCTTGTACTCGTTACCTGAACTCTGCTCGTTTAATAGACGAGttttttttgttaggacatatgtgtttcacttgttaggaacatatgtcactactttatgtaattggcttatcctttgacaaaacgcactatACTTgaatttgggtagatttaggatgtgtttaaatacttcaagaaaccatgtttcaagatcaagtgttgaagccttcatatctgtccaagaaaacaagttgatagtgcaaattcattaaaactcgacagctggctcgatagctgcatctatcgagcttaagaaagctgttcaaaaactggtgtgctcgacacctcctatctgtcgaggtttaagaatttcaaatatgattttcttgggatccgtgaatatatctttgggctttcttttctcctaagcctagacatataaaaggattgttttaaaggccgtcaaacagttcacaagttgcacaagcgtTAAGCAAACTCTGTTTAAggaaattgtgaccagagacgaagttcttgccctagttcatctctttctcttgaagaagttgctgtataTGTGcatcatagggttttgtgaccaagcatcttcttgatcttcatcgtgtggatgaactgaataACTTTGCAACCAATAACCTACTtagttagtgattgaagtcgcgtacagggatccacgcaattggttagtcacgtacttgggagtcgtgcatcagaaaggggaactgtctcTACAAAACatgtccaattgggtattggtgtaagggtttaactgtaggttggtaaggtacttgggattcctttacttgtaaccgcttgttgtgataatagtggagtttcagtAGTGGTAACAAGAAAATCACCctgtggggtttttgccgttaggttttccccattcgcaaacaaatcaccgtgttatttatttttctgttgcataattagtttattggagatttgtttgtgctaccacgtttttgtatgataaattgattaattaataacttggctaattaattaattaatttttatcacaaggggtcattcagtttatggcctatcattttttttttttttaattttttttttcaggccACAAACCCGCCTTGTCTAGCCAGGTTAGATTTGGGCAAAATCCGCAGccatataaaagaaaaggatgGAATTAAAGCCTATACCGtggcccaagcaaaaaaaaaatcgtatttTCTCATATTCAAATTTGAGTAGCAAGCACAATTTTTCAATGGAGGAGTCACTGATTAGCAAAAACTTGAACAAATAatcgctaaaaaaaaaaaaaaatccaaaaaatagagaagaaaattaaTGCATGTGTTGAAAATAGAAAGTATAAGTGGTGTttggagaaaaggaaaatgtgagagaaaagaaTGGTGGAGGGCCGGTGTTGAGATCGAGCGATGGTTGGCAGTGACAGAGCTTGAGGGTGAGTGAGATTGAGCTACAGTGGGAGAGGAAAGTAAGGGAAATTGGATGGGGCGACTAAGTGAAAtgtgagggtgagggtgagggtagggtttataagtttatatatatagatatatctatatatatatatataaatggttttttggtaattttagttttaatcgGGTCAAGGTTGGGTTCGGGTCCGAGTTCAGGGCGGGTTTCATAAAAACTTGGACCTGTTTcgggttttattttaaaaattcaaacccGACCCTATTGTTTTACGGGTCAGGTAAAACCCATCCTCTTAGGGTCAAGTTGGGCCAAATACCCACAAGTCGGGTACTTTTAGCCATACGTAACCGGAAACCCCATAGACGATGTGTCTCATCTGAAGACAGGGACATGGTCCACGCCTCAACTctagcaacttttttttttttttttggttatatttgatttttcaaatccATTCCCTCAAGGCcttcttcaattctttcattCATGACTTGTTATACTCTTCCAATTACATGTTGTACAACTCTTCCTCTCCTCATTTTCACTCTTATTCTCCCCCTCTTCTTTTGGACCCAAGCAATATTCTTCCAACAGTTCTTTCTCTTCCatcttatttttcatattaatttttcatgGAAAATGATTGGCTCCAAACATATTAATTTGGAGCTATTTTGCTCAAACTTATTATATGACGGTTAAGGAGACCATTCATGTGTAGTTTTTGTCATATGCTCTTTTAATATATTACGTGGCTTGTTTAAGTAATACACATAGATAGTCTTATAAATTATCACATaataggttgaaaaagataacTCCAATCAAGTTTGGAACTAAACTTTTCCCATTTTTCATTACTCTTTTTTGTCCCATTTATATATCAAAAACTCCAtttctttaacattttaattgttttggtagttttttttttttttcattgtttctaatatttaattattgatcTAATTGTTCCATCACATTttctatgaattttcttttcattcatctcatTATGATATGATAACATAAATAGCAATTGTTGGAAATGTCCgatataaatttgataaaatccaaaaaccaaaaaaattgattcaagaatagtattttctttttgactCTATCAAAACTCGCAACATTATGTTTTACTCACCAAAACTACAAAAAGAGAACGagatcatttttatattataatctattcctccttcttttcactGCATCAACAccaaaacatacatacataattaGCCTtcactttcttaatttttccaaattcttaTTCTAGTAGTTGAAATTggtaaattaactaaaaaaaaaaagaatagaaaaaaatggcatattttcaaactcaaaaatttaagCCTTTTgtattcaagattttttttttatttttttatttattttttttataatgattaatttgaaatcttccttttcataaaattaattcCACAAAGAGAGGGCATGCTTATAGGAACGGAAGTCAGAGCTTTTGTCTAACCAATATTTATTGTAGTGTTGAGGTCCTTGAGGCACTGGTGGTCCAAGACGAGTTGATACCTTCAATATAGAAACACTACATATGGGCAAGTtggctatttatatt contains:
- the LOC115994094 gene encoding phylloplanin-like, encoding MALKLVLFVTVMVAALALPIAKGTSVVVEVQPSFVPCSLGANVTATPPFPNAQVQLRCGAGNVVASTTTNASGVFSFSLDSTRLSLLPTVPLNHCNLVVTTPLSTCNSTLPPVGVLESRIQFIRSSVLGLRIVLTFGPVGFRYSSST